The genome window AGAATTAAGTGAGAGCGGTGTGTCTGTGTGGAAGGTTTGTAATGCCACTGTAATATCACATCAGCAGAGTCCAAGAATCTTTAAGGACGTCAGTGCTGAGTTTCCTTAACCATGAAATCCAGGTCTAATTCAGTGACTTACCCCGTGTAATaagttttcattcattttaggACAGAAAGGGTTGTTCATAGTAGACCTTGCACCACAAGGAGCAGCCGCAAAGGCCGGTGTCCAAAACAACGATCGCCTgattgaaatcaatggaaaaaatgtggaaaatgaCACCCATAAGGAAGCGGTGGAAAAGGTATTTGTTTGTATACTGATTCATCTTCTGTCCTGGCCCACTTTCACAGCAACCCACCAGGGTTACTGAGGAGGCAGGTCTGGCTGATTTGAATGCTTCACAGTAAATCTTGGAAGCTACTGTCCGTGTATCCTCACCACGGCAGAGCACCCCTCTGCTTTGTCAAGCAGCCTCTTGAACTGACTCTGAATGAGTACTACCATCAAGACAGgccaaagaattttaaataacagaagtATACTGCTGCCAGGAACCCTATTAAATAAATCATGCTCTGTTCCTAGAAGACCTGGAAATACTCCTAATGGTAAGAGGACAAGTGATCAAATGTGGTTTTCAGGGTAGGAAGAGGGGTAACTCTCTGATGACACAgcacagaagagggaaaaatcaTGATTTTAGACAGTAGTTCCTTTCTCCCGTTAAGAAGCCCAAAACTAATGAAAATTGCTGTGCAAGTGATTTACCTGGCCTCAGCTGCAAAGAATGTTGCTAATGAGGCTTCCAGCTTTCCACTATTGGCACTGCTAAAatgcagctggagcagaagagaCTTTAGAGAGCCAAGAGACAGGCAGTACATGCTCTGCAGTCCAGCATCACAATTCAGTGCACACTAACTACAGAGCCACGCAACACCTGTGTTTTGTTAAGCTActagaacagcagcagcagcgtgatGCTGGTTAAGATGAGTAAAAAAGCGCATCCATTAGACAAGAAATGAATAAGAGAAGGGTGGACTTAGAGAGgctgaacaggaaaacaaaccccaacccTCAGAATCAGCAATAGCGATGGAAGAGCACCAAGGGAGACAGAAACTTGACTCTTGTCACTGAAATCTATAATAGTGGTACTGATGGCATGGTATGTCTATACTGTAGAGGTTCACATCCAGATAAGCCAAGCGCTATCTACTGAGGCTCACTGGATTCTACTGGAACCCTATGCCACCCTCATGGCACCCTACAGCTAATGAAATCTAGAAAACTTCCTCATACGTATGCTGCATCTTACATGCCTGAGATCTTGTCATGGTCCAAATTTCTGacaggagagggggaaaaaaaaaagaaaaaaaatcaacttacAGTAGCATGGCCTACACCTTATGACTCATTCCTCAACAGCACCCACACACCACTATCAAAGTATCTACAATTCCCACATGTTGTTGAAGGGGTGACATCTGAGACTAATGTACTATCACAGGTGAGGAAGTCTGAAAATCATGTTATGTTTCTACTTTCAAATGAAGAAACGGACCGCTATTACACAAGCCAGAAGATGGTACTGAGCAAAGAGAGTGCCAGCCTACGATTGCTTCCCCTCAAACCACGACTTATTGAgatccagaaaggaaaaaacgGTTATGGCTTTTATCTACGGATGGAACAAAATACTGGTGGTAAGAACCAAGTTCACACACAGACCATGACATTTGCAATAGTTTCTTCCTGTATAAGGTCTGCAGACCTCATTCTCTTTGGCTTCTTACTGGTCATCTAGGAGACGTCCTCTATAGACGTGTTGCAAACAGGGAAATGGTCTCAATCTGAAGTGCAGTTCTGACAATTAGCCTTTCCCGTGCATTCTAATGTCTTTAAACTAGCAAGCGTATGCCTTCACATCagtctttttccccttctgatcTCAGATCATGTCATCAAGGATGTTGATTCTGGAAGCCCAGCAGCCAAGGCGGGTCTCAAAGACAATGATATCTTGATAGCTGTCAATGGCGAGCAAGTGGATGGTGTGGACCATGAAAGCGTGGTGAGAAAAATTAAGCAGCCTGAGGCAATCACCACACTGTTGGTAGTGGATAAGGAGACTGATGCCATGTATAAACTGGTAAGAAAATGCAAACTACTGCTAATTGGTAATTTGTCATTACGAAGAGACATACGCAGCAATGGAACAGCCAGTCTGCTCTGATGGACACTGCTTCAACTTGCAGGAAATGTCCAAGATACAGCCACATTTCAGCAGCTCTCCTTGCACTTGTACAACAAGTCACTGAACACCCAAATTTTTGGccttttccagatttttataGGCACTAGTGGAACAATTCTAAATTTAAACATGCCACAACAAATGTTCTAAGTTTAAGACAGCAAATTCAGAGCTACACAGCTGTGTAACCATTTATGAACATTTCAAAGTTCCCTTCTCACATAGATCAACGCTGCGCTTTTCTACTCGGCCAGAAATTAATAGCAAATAGTTGTTCACTGCAGCTCAAGTCTGAGCCATTAAAAAGATTTCAGACTATGCTGAGCATGAAAGCCTAATACAGATTTCACAACCGAAGCATTTCTGTTAAAGTTCTATTTGTCACTCTTTTCAGGCTCAAATTTCCCCCTTCTCATACTACTACAAAGTACAAGATCCAACGCCAGCTAAAACGGAGGACAGAGTGGAGCTGCGCACAGAGCAGAGTGTGAACCACAAGCCAAGGATCTGCAAGATGGTGAAAGGGCCTTGTGGGTTTGGCTTCAGTTTAAACATGATCAAGAACAAACCTGGACTGTTCATCAGTGAGGTACTAACGTAGAATGAGGCACAAGGAAAAGCTCAAGCAGTCTGTTGGCCAGTTTCCTCCCTTCTGCCCTGCGAATACATTCcagaaaagccacaaaagcCAAGTTTCCTCTCCAGTGCTCTCAGATAAGACCTGTGCTTGATAAAGTCAGACTGACGTTGTAGGACCAAGATAAAAAATAAGCACCAGAAAACATTCCTTATTCTGTTAAGATACCTAGAGGGAAGGGGAATCCAGCTTTTGCATCATTATTTTATTCGTAAGGCTGGCATGCTaacatttgtaattttctttttcccccccatttaCTGCAGAACATCCTAAATCTAAGAGACACCTTCACCCCCCTCTACCCACCTCCTCCGAATTCTACAGCTGGCAGAAGTCAAACCTTGACTGTCTCAAATTCTGTCTGTATCTTCAGCTTTCTCAAGCGGAGGGGTTCCACTCATTACTAAGAAATCCAGGAAATGTAGTAGTTAACTTTATGGGCAGGGACCTGCAAATAATaaggaaatctgttttctaCCCGTCTTCACGATTCTGCCGTGCCACATTTCTACAGTGAAAGCCTACCAAAGCCAAGACGCATTTTAGATCTCAAACTGATGGGTTCCATGTTTATTACGTCTAGGCCTATTGCCTCTCCCAATTCATTTCTGTCCCAGAAATCTTCCCCTCCCCATGCTTATCTGGCTGCCTTGTAAGGAAAGCAGTCCCACACTAGTCTGGCTAACCATCAGCTGCTAATGCATCTTTCCAAGTTTTATGCTAATATCCCAGTTCAAACTTCCCTTTGCAGGTACAGAACCGCGGGCCAGCTGACACAGCAGGTATAGAAAATAGTGACTTTCTGGTGGAAGTGAACGGGGTGAATGTGATCAGTGAATCCTACGACAAAGTGGTGGCAAGAATCCAAGACAGCGGTGACAGACTAACACTACTGGTGTGCAGCAAAGACGCTTACAATTACTTCCAGGGCCAGAACATTCCCATCACAGCCTCCATGGCGGATCCCATCCACGACACTGCTTATACAGAAAACCGTCTGTCAGAGCCAGAGGCAAACTCACCTGAACAGAGGGAAAGGGTGAGTAATACTGCATTAAATAGGCGTTGAGGGATCACCTAGGCGATAGGCACGTAACTTTTTGCAGCTAGTACATATTCCTGAGCTAGGATTTTTAACTTGAGCCCGGTTTTTACAAGTCAGTCTATGTTATTAAAAGGGAAGTTGCAGTCTGATTATCATAAACAACTCTTCCTTTCCCCACATGTAATACAGGTATCTTTAATGCGAGATTAAATCACAGAAAGGATGCACATACAAGAGATTTTACGGAACAAGAGAATCCAAATATGGTAATCCTTAATGCAGACGGGAAACAGGCAATACAATCCTGAAAGTACAGGGCAAAGTGCTTAAATACACCGAAAAGCGTAAACCACTTTGGGGAAATCGggtgaaatatttcaaaacagatcGTTTTGTAGAACAATGAACAACTGACAGGTTATGATGACATTTTCTAGGAAATGTGCagacttgaaattattttacttcatGCCACCAGAAAGAACCCGAAGCGTGACAGAAGTCAGAAAAGCGGGAAGGTGTTTCTTCTTGAAACAGTAGTCATTTTGAATCCTCTGTGTAGTCagccttaaaatatttaaatgtttctgttctgaTCATGCAAGAGACAGACAAGGAAGAATAAGACCAATCCTGTCTCCTATTCGTCACTAGCCTTGTCTGCAAATGTGCTGCTGCAAGttttttcaaaagtttcttAGTCACCaagctgcattttgcagatCTGAAGTTAGCACCACTTTTGTGTGCAAATTCAGCTGGTATGGGAATTAAACAACAGGAAACATCTATTGAACAAATTTCTCTCTAAATGTATTTAACCAAAAAGCGcttcaacaacaaaaatcacatTGGTTGGCTCATTCTGCCATCCAAACAAGTACATTAGTGCAGATGAAAACAGGAGTCCTTCATAACACTGCAGACTACCAAGCATGTTTACGAACTGAAAATAACCAGGATGTATTTGCTACTCTTCTGCAGGCAAGCTCATCCTCCTCTTCACAATCAGCTGCCTCTACAAAGGCAGACAGTGACAACAACGATGACACAAAGTTGTGAGGAGACAAACTGcgccaagaaaagaaaaagaaaccttcCAAATCCTCTTTCTTCAATCATTCTTTGCTACTACGCCTCCCAGAACGTGACTATTCCTAGGAGTGCCATACCTGTAAAAGGACTGCAATCTcttgctgaaatgcagctgcatGAAATAACACCGCAGTGTAACTTGCATCCATTTAATACACTGCAATTGTACTTCACTGGCTTTCTGCCTCGTAAAGTGGGTAGTTAGTCACTTCTCTGAAGGCTTAAATAACTAGAAGTATATAACTCAGTATAGTGCAGCAGAAGGTGGAAACACTTTATAGATTTGTAAGCATCTTAAGACTTTTAAGGATAAACTCTTAATGAAGAGCAACTGATTTCTCCCATCCCCCAGAAGTCAGTTCTCCCCCTAATCCAGGTCCATCAATCTCTGCGGCGACTCTTCCATGCTACACACACAGCAGTACAACCGCTGTGAAACGGCACAAGCCAATGTATTCCGCATTACGCTCCTTTCTCCTGCTAACACTGCAGAAATTTCTTTCAAACATTAACTTCATAATTCATAACTCAAGACATTTAAGCactgttctctcttctcttcatACAGTTGAGGATGATGGTAGCTAGAATAGCACACATAATTCAGTCATGCAGGTTTGTCTAAATGCAAGTTAACACCACATCGTCTTGAATGCAACATAAATGGCTCTTGTAATACTGCTGCTGTATACTTTGCCTCCTTGCTGTACACTGAAGACAACgcagaaataaattgtttagAGTGGCTACTTTGCCCCTGCCCAGGTCTTACTCTTACCACCTATGATTTATGTTCCAGaacaattttgaaaacaaagcctaGAAGAGTGGCTATGGAAAGCTACAAGTTTAAGTCATATgaataaaatttacttttatgCCTTGAATGACATCAAGAAGGGGAAATGGGCTACTGTAGAAGAATACACATGGTGTAGGGAACACCGAATTTACAGCATATAAGGTAAACAAATTTATAACATATAACGTAAACAAGGCATGTCTGTGATCTTTGACTTCCCACTGAACTCTAGCAAAGAGGAATCCAAAACCTCGGTTCCATTCatgcagggagagaaaacaaagctgagaCTCAGCAACAGAAAGCTGATCTCCCAGCTCTTAATGACACTAGGTACTAGTGAAACACACCAGCATACACTCCAATACAGAAATGGAGTGAAATTCTCTTCACTTCTGCCAGGCAGCAAATCTTTGCCACTTCCTAGCTCACTTCCAACCAAATCTTTGGggctgacaaaaaaaaccaaacctgtgaTGCTTGCATGAGGTATTATGAAAG of Falco cherrug isolate bFalChe1 chromosome 2, bFalChe1.pri, whole genome shotgun sequence contains these proteins:
- the PDZK1 gene encoding Na(+)/H(+) exchange regulatory cofactor NHE-RF3 — translated: MTSILQPRECKVTKKPQKTYGFYLRIEKDTAGHLIRNVEKNSPAEKAGLKDGDRVLRVNGVFVDKEEHAQVVEIVKNSGNSVVLLVLDDVSYHKAEKEGVNLEELGQKVSTGQQQEQQSPLPTANGAIAAVPQPRLCYLVKEEKGYGFSLKSTGGQKGLFIVDLAPQGAAAKAGVQNNDRLIEINGKNVENDTHKEAVEKVRKSENHVMFLLSNEETDRYYTSQKMVLSKESASLRLLPLKPRLIEIQKGKNGYGFYLRMEQNTGDHVIKDVDSGSPAAKAGLKDNDILIAVNGEQVDGVDHESVVRKIKQPEAITTLLVVDKETDAMYKLAQISPFSYYYKVQDPTPAKTEDRVELRTEQSVNHKPRICKMVKGPCGFGFSLNMIKNKPGLFISEVQNRGPADTAGIENSDFLVEVNGVNVISESYDKVVARIQDSGDRLTLLVCSKDAYNYFQGQNIPITASMADPIHDTAYTENRLSEPEANSPEQRERVSNTALNRR